In a genomic window of Myotis daubentonii chromosome X, mMyoDau2.1, whole genome shotgun sequence:
- the SMIM9 gene encoding small integral membrane protein 9, which produces MNLQKLLIVGFLLCSLTCFLEPLVSSSSSLTAYRLQEEEGSKPLSRENYRSWMSNFKSYVRDLIKSSLPPAAIFAFLVSTMLMGTLCCLT; this is translated from the exons ATGAACCTCCAGAAGTTGCTGATTGTTGGATTTCTGCTATGCTCTCTAACTTGCTTCTTGGAACCTCTGGTTTCCTCTTCGTCATCTTTAACTGCTTATAGACTACAAGAGGAGGAAGGATCAAAACCCCTCTCAAGGG AAAACTACAGGTCCTGGATGAGCAACTTCAAGAGTTACGTGCGGGATCTCATCAAAAGCTCCCTACCTCCGGCAGCCATTTTTGCCTTTCTTGTGAGCACCATGCTAATGGGAACTCTTTGCTGCCTCACGTAA